Proteins co-encoded in one Apodemus sylvaticus chromosome 6, mApoSyl1.1, whole genome shotgun sequence genomic window:
- the LOC127687327 gene encoding uncharacterized protein LOC127687327 isoform X2: MDFRSARRAVLQLLGTTAPADVPALLHWMRTTRDFDEFTQDNNDIMLKNIADDLRNCLPVEAVLCSEHLALQKIRQQPEPTVHVDAFLYDEDFIDTLCEEGKMSRNYCTVCGSHQTAPLGFISHSFSLTELKFLYHHILPDLSGKVLVDVGSRLGTVLYGGYLYSSAVQLCGVELNGEFCQLQEMIIKKYQFSDRIKVLHADICTQGSLLQTADVIVMNNVFEYFLTEAQQARVSLCGPGCP; the protein is encoded by the exons ATGGACTTTCGGTCCGCTCGGAGGGCTGTGCTTCAGCTGCTCGGAACTACGGCTCCCGCAGACGTCCCGGCACTGCTTCACTGGATGAGGACTACCC GGGATTTTGATGAATTTACTCAAGATAACAATGACATTATGTTGAAGAACATAGCTGATGACCTTCGGAACTGTTTGCCTGTAGAAGCTGTGCTCTGCTCAGAACATCTAGCCCTTCAAAAA ATACGACAACAGCCAGAACCCACAGTTCACGTTGATGCATTCCTTTATGATGAAGACTTTATTGATACATTATGTGAGGAAGGAAAAATGAGCAGAAACTACTGTACGGTGTGTGGCTCACACCAAACAGCGCCTTTGG GATTTATCTCTCATTCCTTCTCCCTCACGGAGTTGAAGTTCCTTTACCATCACATACTCCCTGACCTGTCAGGAAAGGTCTTGGTTGACGTTGGCTCCAGACTTGGCACAGTCCTTTATGGG GGTTACCTTTACAGCTCAGCAGTGCAGCTCTGTGGGGTAGAGCTGAATGGAGAATTTTGCCAATTGCAGGAAATGATCATAAAGAAATACCAGTTCAGTGACAGAATAAAG gtgcttcatgcAGACATCTGTACCCAAGGTTCCCTTCTGCAAACTGCTGACGTCATTGTAATGAACAATGTCTTCGAATATTTTCTTACTGAGGCTCAACAGGCCAG ggtttctctgtgtggccctggctgtccttga